A window of Oxyura jamaicensis isolate SHBP4307 breed ruddy duck chromosome 33 unlocalized genomic scaffold, BPBGC_Ojam_1.0 oxy33_random_OJ71105, whole genome shotgun sequence genomic DNA:
cccccccccgccccccgtgttcctctcccagcagaacgggctgcagcccagcagagtggctgcaggagccgcCCGGCAGCGCAGCGAGTTCAGTCTCATGGCCAAGTGAGTGGGGGCCccattgcttgtttttttatttgggggggggggcacacagGAAGGGTGCCCCGGCTGCAATGTAACCTCCTGTTCCCCcactctttttccccctccaggcGCATTGGGAAGGATCTCAGCAACACCTTCGCCAAGCTGGAGAAGCTAACCATCTGTGAGTGGGGGGGGCGGGCCTGTCCCTGAGGGGGGGCTAAGATTTTGTTGGGGGGGGGCAAGGGTCCTGAGCACAGCTTCATGTCGTCCCGCCCCCCTTGTGGCAGTGGCCAAGAGGAAATCCCTCTTTGATGACAAGGCGGTGGAGATTGAGGAGCTCACCTACATCATCAAGCAGGTACGGGCTGGCGCTATGGGGGTGGCGGTGGTTGGGGGGGGTATTTTTTGACACCCCCCCACCCTGTCATCCCCTCTCGCAGGACATCAACAGCCTGAACAAGCAGATCGCGCAGCTGCAGGACATGGTACGGGCGCGGGGCAGCCAGAGCGGGCGCCACGTGCAGACACACTCCAACACCGTCGTCGTGTCCCTGCAGGtgggccggggctgggggggggggacacatgCACACGCAGCACCCccatggagcagcagctgctcatctcccccctttcccttcccagtCCAAGCTGGCCTCCATGTCCAACGACTTCAAATCGGTGCTGGAGGTGCGGACAGAGGTGAGCgttggcccccccccccccccccccggtgccccctcATCCTGCGGTTTTCCACTGCCGCCATTTTCTGCtcccatttcccccccccccagaaccTGAAGCAGCAGCGGAGCCGCCGTGAGCACTTCTCCCGTGCCCCCGTCTCCGCCTTGCCTCTGGCTGCCGGCAATTTGGGTGAGTGTTGGGATTGAGGGGGGTGAGTTTTtctgggggggaggggtgtCCCCTCTGCTCAGGCCCTGCCGTGCCCGCAGGCGGCTCAGCGATGCTGCAGGACGAGCCGCAGCGCGCCGGGGATGTCGCCATTGAGATGGACGCACGGAcgagccagcagctgcagctgattGATGAGCAGGTGGGGTTGGGAGcctgaggggagggggggggggcaaaaacCTTTGGGGTGATGGTGTTGATGGCAGGAGCCCGACAGCCCCTGTCCCGCTCTACCTCGCCTCTCGCCCCGCAGGATTCGTACATCCAGAGTCGGGCGGACACGATGCAGAACATCGAGTCCACCATCGTGGAGCTGGGCTCCATCTTCCAGCAGCTGGCACACATGgtgaaggagcaggaggagacgATCCAGAGGTACCACTGCTCTGCTTCCCCCCCACCTTGTCCGTGTGCCGTCCGCCCCCCTGAGCATGTCCCCCCCTGCCCGCAGGATCGACGCCAGCGTGGAGGACGCGCAGCTGAACGTGGAGGCAGCGCACGGGGAGATCCTCAAGTACTTCCAGTCAGTCACCTCCAACCGCTGGCTGATGGTCAAGatcttcctcatcctcatcGTCTTCTTCATCATCTTCGTCGTCTTCCTGGCCTGAGCATCCCTCAGTCTGCCGCCCCCCCCTTGTTCCCCGGGCTGGAAAAGACGGACACGGTCATGCTGTGACCGCAGGGCTCAGATGGACAGCGGGGGACGGGGTTAGGGACACGCCAGGGACTGACGGCACCTGTGGCGGACCTCGGGCAGCCTCGGAGCCCCCTCGCCCCCAGGGAGCAGCGTGCTGGGCCCTtcacagcctcctgcagcctaTGCCGAGGCCGGTCCTGGAGGCCGCCTGGTCATGGTGGCTGTGACCTCCTGCAGTCTGCcggcctgcagccccctgcaagGGGCCAGTGCGGGCCTTGTTAACGCTGTGGGACCCCCTGAGGCCCGCGGGTGCGGGGCGGGGGCTGCATTAAAATGACGGGAcctctttttgcttcttcttcccGGCCGGGATTCGAACCCGCGGCTGTGCACGCGGCCTCCGGGGCGCTGGGGGGCGCCAGAGGGAGGTGGGGGACGCGCATGCGCACGGTGGGGAGGCGGAAGTGACGTTGGGGGGCGCGGCGTGCGGCGGCGGTGCCGCGGTCGGTACCGGGAGCGGCGGAGATGGCGGAGGAGGGCAAGGGGGGGTACAGCGGTGagtggtggggggggggggagccgggcCGCGGagctgggggcggcggggagccgggAGCGGGACCCGGCCGGGCCTGGCGGGGGACACGCGGCCGCAGGCCTTGCCGGTAACCGGGGCCCCGCGGGCTGCCCGGTGCTGACGGGCGGCGCTGCCCCCGGGGGCAGAGCACGATGACCGCGTGGGCGGCAGAGGCTTCTCGGGTCGCAGGAAGAAAGGCCGAGGCCCGTTCCGGGGGAAGATGTACAGCGAGGTGAACCACCGCTCCCGCAaccggggcggccccgggctcCGGGCGCGGCTGGACGAGGACGACGGCGACGTCCCCATGAGCGAGGCCCATGACGGGCCCCGGAACCGATAGTGAGTGCGTGGGAAGGCGGTCCCCCCacagggggcggggggggccggCCGGGCCAGCTTCCCCTtgttctcctctccctttgcAGCTTGCCCTATGGGCCCAGGCCCAACCGCACGGCCAACATTCACATCACGGTGCGGCGTGACCTCCCCACCCCGGAGCGGAGTGGCGGTGGCGGTGGCGGGAGCCGGGATGGCAGCCGTAGGAACTGGTTCAAAATCACCGTAAGTGGGGTAGGAGCTGTGGGGATGGGGGGCTCACGGCCATTGGCACCCCTTtttggggggctgcagccgccTTCGGGCCATTTGCGGTGCTGGGACGGGGGTCGCAGCTCCTCTCTTTCTGCGCTGTGGcatggttgttgttgttttctttcccctggggcaggtgcaggaggcagctgtGTCCTGCCCAGATGCGCTATGCCTGACCCAGGCAGGGTGTTGGCGACTCCCTATGCCCCCTAAAGCACCGCGCACTGTTGCTACTCTCTCTTCTACCCTGAGTGCGCAGTAGTGCTGCCCAAATTTCCTTCTAGATCCCATATGGGAAGAAGTATGACAAGACGTGGCTGCTGAGCTCCATCCAGAATCTCTGCAGCGTTCCCTTCACTCCTGTTGAGGTGAGCGGGGTTCTGCCTTTGATTTCGCTTCTGCTTGTGGGCGGGCCAGGTGGCTTCATGCAGCTCCCAGGGTGGAAATAGGTCTGGCAGACCCTCCAGGGGTTGGCCGCACAACGAGCCTGCTGCCCTCCTTTCTCAGTTCCACTATGACCACAACCGAGCCCAGTTCTACGTGGAGGATGCCACCACTGCCAGCGCGCTCAAGCAGGTCTCTCGCAAGATCACAGATAGAGACAACTACAAGGTGTGTGTCTGAATCTGtgtgggagcagctctgcagagtggCCGTTCTTGTTCCACGTAGGTGCATTTTCCACCAGGGCACCATCTCATAGCCTGCTGTACATTTGTTAGGTGGTGATAATTATCAACTCGTCAGCTCCACCTCAGTCCCTGCAGAATGAACTGAAACCAGAGGAGATCGAGCAGCTGAAGGTGAGCGGAGCAGGCGCTGGGCTGGGGGACAGGGTGGGGGCCCCTGCTTGCCCTCACTTTTTTTGTGCTGTTGCAGCTCTGCATGAGTAAAAGGTACG
This region includes:
- the STX5 gene encoding syntaxin-5, which gives rise to PPPVFLSQQNGLQPSRVAAGAARQRSEFSLMAKRIGKDLSNTFAKLEKLTILAKRKSLFDDKAVEIEELTYIIKQDINSLNKQIAQLQDMVRARGSQSGRHVQTHSNTVVVSLQSKLASMSNDFKSVLEVRTENLKQQRSRREHFSRAPVSALPLAAGNLGGSAMLQDEPQRAGDVAIEMDARTSQQLQLIDEQDSYIQSRADTMQNIESTIVELGSIFQQLAHMVKEQEETIQRIDASVEDAQLNVEAAHGEILKYFQSVTSNRWLMVKIFLILIVFFIIFVVFLA